In one Solanum lycopersicum chromosome 11, SLM_r2.1 genomic region, the following are encoded:
- the LOC101252944 gene encoding acetolactate synthase small subunit 2, chloroplastic isoform X1: MAATATATAAVSQIPLTGMRKNSLLPALINPASPGRTGSRNISFGFKNVLPVNVIASSNGSGSTDNGAVYVARTAPVTPSSPASSRVKSHTISVFVGDESGIINRIAGVFARRGYNIESLAVGLNKDKALFTIVVSGTEKVLQQVVEQLNKLVNVWKVEDLSREPQVERELMLIKLNADATTKAEIMWLVDIFRGKIVDISDHFLTIEVTGDPGKMAAVLRNLSKFGISELARTGKIALRREKMGEDAPFWRFSAASYPDLEEKLPSILNNKSRPIDNGASNDPGGDVYPVESSDEISVNQVLDAHWGYLYDGDLTGIRSHTLSMLVNNAPGVLNLISGVISRRGYNVQSLAVGPAETEGLSRITTVVPGTDETIGKLVKQFNKLIDVHEVRDITHLPFAERELMLIKVASNAAARRDVLDIASIFRAKPVDVSDHTVTLELTGDFNKLLALQRLLEPYGICEVARTGRVALIRESGVDSTYLRGYALPQ; this comes from the exons ATGGCGGCGACGGCGACGGCGACGGCGGCGGTGTCGCAGATTCCATTGACAGGGATGAGGAAGAACAGTTTGTTACCAGCATTGATTAATCCAGCTTCGCCTGGAAGAACCGGTAGCCGGAATATCAGTTTCggttttaaaaatgttttgccGGTAAATGTTATAGCGAGTAGTAATGGAAGTGGTAGTACTGATAATGGCGCTGTTTATGTTGCACGTACAGCTCCAGTAACTCCTTCTTCGCCTGCTAGCTCTCG GGTGAAAAGTCACACCATATCAGTATTTGTTGGGGATGAAAGTGGCATAATCAATAGAATTGCTGGAGTTTTTGCTCGAAGGGGTTACAATATTGAGTCACTTGCTGTTGGTTTGAACAAGGATAAAGCTCTTTTTACCATAGTGGTCTCAGGAACTGAGAAGGTCTTGCAACAAGTTGTAGAGCAGCTCAACAAGCTCGTGAATGTCTGGAAG GTGGAGGATCTGTCAAGAGAACCACAAGTTGAACGGGAGTTGATGCTCATAAAACTGAATGCAGACGCAACCACAAAAGCTGAA ATCATGTGGTTAGTGGACATCTTCAGAGGAAAAATTGTGGATATATCAGACCACTTTCTGACTATTGAG GTAACTGGTGATCCAGGGAAGATGGCTGCCGTTCTGAGAAATTTAAGCAAGTTTGGGATTAGCGAACTAGCCCGAACTGGAAAG ATTGCTTTGAGACGAGAAAAGATGGGTGAGGATGCTCCTTTTTGGAGGTTTTCTGCAGCTTCTTATCCAGATCTCGAAGAAAAACTTCCCAGTATCCTGAACAACAAAAGTCGACCAATTGACAATGGAGCCAGCAATGATCCCGGG GGTGATGTTTATCCTGTGGAATCCAGTGATGAAATCTCAGTTAATCAAGTTCTCGATGCCCACTGGGGATATCTGTATGATGGAGAT TTGACTGGGATTCGATCACACACATTAAGCATGCTTGTCAACAATGCTCCTGGGGTCCTAAATTTGATAAGTGGTGTTATATCTCGACGAGGGTATAATGTTCAG AGTCTTGCTGTAGGCCCTGCAGAGACAGAGGGGCTTTCACGTATTACCACAGTGGTCCCTGGAACTGATGAAACCATAGGGAAATTGGTCAAGCAATTTAACAAGTTGATAGATGTTCATGAG GTTCGAGATATAACTCATTTGCCATTTGCTGAGCGGGAGCTAATGCTCATTAAAGTAGCCTCCAATGCAGCAGCAAGGAGGGATGTCCTTGATATTGCCAGTATTTTCCGTGCTAAACCTGTTGATGTGTCTGATCATACAGTAACATTGGAG TTGACTGGAGACTTCAACAAGCTGTTGGCATTGCAAAGATTACTGGAGCCTTATGGCATTTGTGAG GTGGCTCGTACAGGGCGGGTAGCATTGATACGAGAATCTGGTGTGGACTCAACGTACCTCCGGGGTTATGCTCTTCCTCAATAG
- the LOC101252944 gene encoding acetolactate synthase small subunit 2, chloroplastic isoform X2 codes for MAATATATAAVSQIPLTGMRKNSLLPALINPASPGRTGSRNISFGFKNVLPVNVIASSNGSGSTDNGAVYVARTAPVTPSSPASSRVKSHTISVFVGDESGIINRIAGVFARRGYNIESLAVGLNKDKALFTIVVSGTEKVLQQVVEQLNKLVNVWKVEDLSREPQVERELMLIKLNADATTKAEIMWLVDIFRGKIVDISDHFLTIEVTGDPGKMAAVLRNLSKFGISELARTGKIALRREKMGEDAPFWRFSAASYPDLEEKLPSILNNKSRPIDNGASNDPGGDVYPVESSDEISVNQVLDAHWGYLYDGDLTGIRSHTLSMLVNNAPGVLNLISGVISRRGYNVQSLAVGPAETEGLSRITTVVPGTDETIGKLVKQFNKLIDVHEVKLQVDRCS; via the exons ATGGCGGCGACGGCGACGGCGACGGCGGCGGTGTCGCAGATTCCATTGACAGGGATGAGGAAGAACAGTTTGTTACCAGCATTGATTAATCCAGCTTCGCCTGGAAGAACCGGTAGCCGGAATATCAGTTTCggttttaaaaatgttttgccGGTAAATGTTATAGCGAGTAGTAATGGAAGTGGTAGTACTGATAATGGCGCTGTTTATGTTGCACGTACAGCTCCAGTAACTCCTTCTTCGCCTGCTAGCTCTCG GGTGAAAAGTCACACCATATCAGTATTTGTTGGGGATGAAAGTGGCATAATCAATAGAATTGCTGGAGTTTTTGCTCGAAGGGGTTACAATATTGAGTCACTTGCTGTTGGTTTGAACAAGGATAAAGCTCTTTTTACCATAGTGGTCTCAGGAACTGAGAAGGTCTTGCAACAAGTTGTAGAGCAGCTCAACAAGCTCGTGAATGTCTGGAAG GTGGAGGATCTGTCAAGAGAACCACAAGTTGAACGGGAGTTGATGCTCATAAAACTGAATGCAGACGCAACCACAAAAGCTGAA ATCATGTGGTTAGTGGACATCTTCAGAGGAAAAATTGTGGATATATCAGACCACTTTCTGACTATTGAG GTAACTGGTGATCCAGGGAAGATGGCTGCCGTTCTGAGAAATTTAAGCAAGTTTGGGATTAGCGAACTAGCCCGAACTGGAAAG ATTGCTTTGAGACGAGAAAAGATGGGTGAGGATGCTCCTTTTTGGAGGTTTTCTGCAGCTTCTTATCCAGATCTCGAAGAAAAACTTCCCAGTATCCTGAACAACAAAAGTCGACCAATTGACAATGGAGCCAGCAATGATCCCGGG GGTGATGTTTATCCTGTGGAATCCAGTGATGAAATCTCAGTTAATCAAGTTCTCGATGCCCACTGGGGATATCTGTATGATGGAGAT TTGACTGGGATTCGATCACACACATTAAGCATGCTTGTCAACAATGCTCCTGGGGTCCTAAATTTGATAAGTGGTGTTATATCTCGACGAGGGTATAATGTTCAG AGTCTTGCTGTAGGCCCTGCAGAGACAGAGGGGCTTTCACGTATTACCACAGTGGTCCCTGGAACTGATGAAACCATAGGGAAATTGGTCAAGCAATTTAACAAGTTGATAGATGTTCATGAGGTAAAGTTACAAGTTGATAGATGTTCATGA
- the LOC101253248 gene encoding protein ARV 2 produces MVIKCGTESEKEISYRCVQCGFSVTTLYIQYSPGNIRLMKCGNCKAVADEYIECELMILVIDLILHKIKAYRHLFYNRFSRETLHNEVLLWKLSLGFLILDAYQMLAVCTTQDERSLPASFALFLGLCGKVLMGVFFGNLMFLGIILFGTRKFLNAKIGDSRCKHILLSILVSSYFKIFVIAMMVWEFPSSVVSIIKMFVLSSNALALLVITDAVMIRCIWICFAAHAMKFLVTQGLGAYQKLVLW; encoded by the exons ATGGTGATAAAATGTGGAACTGAAAGTGAAAAGGAGATCAGTTATAGATGTGTTCAGTGTGGATTCTCAGTTACAACTCTTTACATACAGTACTCTCCTGGCAATATCCGTCTCATGAAATGC GGAAATTGCAAAGCAGTTGCTGATGAGTACATTGAATGTGAACTTATG ATATTGGTCATTGACTTGATTTTGCATAAAATTAAAGCCTACAGACACTTGTTCTACAATAGGTTCTCGAGAGAGACTTTGCATAATGAG GTCTTGTTGTGGAAATTATCTTTGGGTTTCCTGATTTTAGATGCTT ACCAAATGTTGGCGGTATGTACAACTCAAGATGAGAGGAGTTTGCCTGCAAGCTTTGCCTTATTTCTGGGACTTTGTGGAAAG GTGCTCATGGGCGTCTTCTTTGGGAATCTCATGTTCCTTGGCATAATTCTATTTGGCACAAGGAAGTTTCTGAATGCAAAAATAGGAGATTCAAG GTGTAAGCATATATTGCTTTCGATCCTCGTTTCGAGTTACTTCAAGATTTTTGTTATTGCCATGATG GTGTGGGAATTTCCCTCTTCCGTTGTTTCCATCATTAAAATGTTTGTCTTGTCATCTAATGCACTAGCATTACTGG TGATCACAGATGCGGTCATGATTCGATGCATATGGATCTGCTTTGCTGCACATGCCATGAAATTCCTTGTTACTCAAGGTCTAGGAGCATATCAAAAGCTAGTTCTTTGGTAG
- the LOC101253551 gene encoding type II inositol polyphosphate 5-phosphatase 15 encodes MDTRIDDDDGDFLASSSNTTGRRNYHCYSEKFVFNSDSDSDDVAGAGDVNRVGSSGRKFSFDETERTPKLFDRFYGSSSSDDEEFSSGSGQNGVVRKRLDNMIQFLDRKICSETAGSNSNNNVKSQSQGLPEFSGKGGGAGIFKLPVRAAVHPDRPPSLELRPHPLRERQIGRFLRTILCTDDGSQLWAGSECGVRLWNLPDMYEAAQEEEENEDFEDAAPFLESGRTSPTLCLVEDAGNRLLWSGHKDGRIMCWKMDSETSSREKGVCGKAALKEVLSWQAHRSPVLSMIMTSYGDLWSGSEGGSIKIWPWEGMEKAIALIYEERHMAALSIERSYVDLRSQVMHNGTGNSIFSVDVKYMLSDRSGAKVWTAGYVSFALWDARTRELLKIFNTDGQVENILAAVDPVIEDEMRMKVVSNSKKDKSQSSIGFFQRSRNAILGAADAVRRVAVKGGFGEDNRRTEALIITVDGMIWSGCANGLLVQWDRNGNRLQDFQYHTFSVQCLCTYGSRIWAGYASGYIQVLDLSGNLLGGWIGHSSPVIDFSVGGGYAFSLANHGGIRGWSVISPAPLDGILRSELASKEFLYTRLENFKILAGTWNVGQGRASPDSLISWLGSAAADVGIVVAGLQEVDMGAGFLAMSAAKESMQVGLEGSSAGQWWLEMIGKTLDEGSTFIRVGFRQLAGLVISVWVRRNISRYIGDVDVAAVPCGFGRAIGNKGAVGLRMRVYDRTVCFVNCHFAAHLEAVGRRNADFDHVYRSMIFSRPSNFLNAAAAGVSSAIQMLRSANGAFNSAEATPELSEADMVVFLGDLNYRLDGISYDEARDFISQRSFDWLRERDQLHTEMEVGNVFQGMREAVIRFPPTYKFERHQNGLAGYDSGEKKRIPAWCDRILYRDSRSNSGSTCSLDCPVVSSVLQYEACMDVTDSDHKPVRCIFNVEIARVDESVRRQEYGEIIRSDEKVVHMLRELNRIPEAIVSTNNIILLNSDASILRITNKSGKNKAIFEITCEGESTVKDDGQVFDYRPRGSFGFPRWLEVNPAVGVIAPDQIVEISVHHEDRQTLEEFVDGVPQTSWCEDAKDKEVMLAIKVRGCFSTERKCHRVRVRHCFSGKPLPTKVRQSNSDHPQPNVLRRSDFQPSGFSPDVVDDLINLNSP; translated from the exons ATGGATACTCGAatcgacgacgacgacggcgatTTTCTAGCTTCTAGTTCAAATACCACCGGTCGCCGGAATTACCACTGCTACAGTGAAAAATTCGTTTTCAACTCCGACTCCGATTCCGACGACGTCGCCGGCGCCGGAGATGTCAATAGAGTCGGAAGTTCCGGTAGGAAATTTAGCTTCGATGAGACGGAGCGAACTCCGAAATTGTTTGACCGGTTCTACGGCTCTTCATCTTCTGATGATGAGGAGTTCAGTTCTGGTTCAGGTCAAAATGGGGTTGTACGGAAACGGCTTGATAATATGATTCAATTCCTTGACCGTAAGATTTGTTCGGAAACAGCTGGttctaatagtaataataatgttaagAGTCAGTCTCAAGGTCTTCCGGAGTTTTCAGGTAAAGGTGGTGGTGCTGGGATTTTTAAGTTGCCGGTACGTGCCGCTGTGCATCCTGATCGTCCGCCGTCGTTGGAATTACGGCCACACCCGTTGAGAGAAAGACAAATTGGGAGATTTTTGAGGACTATATTGTGTACGGACGATGGATCTCAGCTATGGGCTGGGTCGGAGTGTGGAGTTAGGCTGTGGAATTTACCGGATATGTATGAGGCTgctcaagaagaagaagagaatgaGGACTTTGAGGATGCCGCACCTTTTCTGGAGTCTGGTAGGACTTCACCAACTTTGTGCCTTGTTGAAGATGCTGGGAATAGGTTGCTATGGAGTGGACACAAAGATGGTAGAATCATGTGTTGGAAGATGGACAGTGAAACTAGCAGTAGAGAGAAAGGTGTTTGTGGAAAAGCTGCTTTGAAAGAAGTGCTATCGTGGCAGGCTCATCGCAGTCCAGTTCTTTCCATGATCATGACTTCCTATG GCGATCTGTGGTCTGGATCTGAGGGTGGTTCCATCAAGATCTGGCCTTGGGAAGGAATGGAGAAAGCGATTGCTCTGATATATGAGGAAAGGCACATGGCTGCTTTGTCGATAGAGAGGTCATATGTGGATCTAAGGAGCCAAGTTATGCATAATGGAACAGGCAATAGCATATTTTCTGTTGATGTCAAATATATGCTGTCTGATCGCTCTGGAGCAAAAGTTTGGACGGCTGGTTATGTGTCATTTGCACTTTG GGATGCACGGACTAGAGAGTTACTGAAAATCTTTAACACAGATGGTCAGgttgaaaatatattagcagCAGTAGATCCTGTAATTGAAGATGAAATGAGGATGAAAGTTGTGTCCAATTCAAAAAAGGACAAGTCTCAAAGTTCTATCGGCTTCTTTCAGCGTTCACGCAATGCTATCTTAGGAGCAGCTGATGCTGTCCGTAGGGTTGCGGTAAAAGGAGGATTTGGAGAAGATAACCGGAGGACTGAAGCGTTGATTATTACAGTCGATGGAATGATATGGAGTGGATGTGCAAATGGATTACTTGTCCAATGGGATAGAAATGGCAATCGCTTGCAAGATTTCCAGTATCACACATTCTCCGTTCAATGTTTATGCACATATGGGTCACGGATTTGGGCAGGTTATGCTAGTGGTTATATTCAGGTATTGGATCTTAGTGGTAATCTACTTGGAGGATGGATAGGTCATAGTAGCCCCGTAATAGATTTTTCTGTTGGTGGAGGTTACGCTTTCTCTTTGGCTAATCATGGTGGTATACGGGGTTGGAGTGTGATATCTCCTGCACCACTGGATGGTATTCTGCGTTCGGAGTTAGCTAGCAAGGAATTTTTGTATACTAGGCTagagaattttaaaatattggctGGTACATGGAATGTTGGACAAGGAAGAGCTTCACCTGATTCACTTATATCATGGTTAGGTTCTGCAGCAGCAGATGTTGGCATTGTTGTTGCTGGCTTGCAGGAGGTGGACATGGGTGCTGGTTTTCTTGCAATGTCTGCTGCTAAAGAATCA ATGCAGGTGGGTCTTGAAGGAAGTTCTGCTGGTCAATGGTGGTTGGAAATGATTGGAAAAACCTTGGATGAGGGATCAACTTTCATTCGTGTTGGCTTCAGGCAGTTGGCGGGCCTGGTTATTTCTGTCTG GGTCAGAAGAAATATTAGTCGTTATATCGGGGATGTTGATGTTGCAGCAGTACCTTGTGGTTTCGGCCGTGCAATTGGGAACAAG GGAGCCGTAGGATTAAGGATGAGAGTATATGATCGTACTGTGTGCTTTGTGAACTGTCACTTTGCTGCACATCTAGAAGCTGTCGGTCGCCGGAATGCTGATTTTGACCATGTTTATCGAAGTATGATCTTTAGTCGACCATCAAACTTTCTCAATGCTGCAGCTG CTGGTGTCTCATCTGCGATTCAAATGCTTCGCAGTGCAAAT GGTGCGTTTAACTCTGCAGAAGCAACTCCTGAGCTTTCTGAGGCAGATATGGTTGTGTTTCTTGGTGACTTGAACTATCGGCTTGATGGCATTTCTTATGATGAAGCAAGAGATTTTATTTCCCAAAGGAGCTTTGATTGGCTTAGAGAGAGGGACCAGTTGCACACAGAGATGGAAGTTGGGAATGTCTTCCAAGGAATGCGTGAAGCCGTCATCAGATTTCCTCCAACATACAAATTTGAGAGGCATCAAAATGGCTTAGCAG GGTATGACTCTGGTGAAAAGAAGCGGATTCCTGCCTGGTGTGACAGAATTTTGTATCGTGATAGCCGTTCCAATTCAGGTTCCACTTGCAGCTTAGATTGTCCTGTCGTCTCATCAGTTCTGCA GTATGAAGCTTGCATGGATGTGACAGATAGTGACCACAAACCTGTAAGGTGCATATTCAATGTGGAGATTGCTCGAGTGGATGAATCAGTGAGAAGGCAAGAATATGGAGAAATCATTAGATCAGACGAGAAAGTTGTGCATATGCTTCGGGAACTTAATAGAATTCCAGAAGCAATAGTCAGCACAAATAATATAATCCTCCTGAACTCTGATGCATCCATCTTGCGCATTACAAATAAGAGTGGGAAAAACAAAGctatttttgaaataacttgTGAAGGCGAATCCACAGTTAAAGATGATGGACAAGTGTTTGATTATCGTCCAAGAGGTTCTTTTGGTTTCCCTCGTTGGCTTGAG GTTAATCCTGCAGTTGGCGTCATTGCACCGGACCAAATTGTTGAGATTTCAGTTCACCATGAAGACCGGCAGACACTTGAGGAGTTTGTTGATGGAGTTCCTCAAACCTCTTGGTGTGAAGATGCCAAGGATAAGGAAGTCATGTTGGCAATCAAAGTCCGCGGTTGCTTTTCAACAGAAAGAAAATGTCACCGTGTCCGTGTACGCCACTGCTTTTCAGGCAAGCCTTTGCCCACAAAGGTCCGACAAAGCAACTCTGACCATCCCCAGCCAAATGTCCTTCGCCGGTCTGATTTTCAACCCAGTGGCTTTTCACCTGATGTTGTCGACGACCTAATAAATCTGAACAGTCCTTGA